A single genomic interval of Rhizobium leguminosarum bv. trifolii WSM1325 harbors:
- a CDS encoding ABC transporter related (PFAM: ABC transporter related; ABC transporter transmembrane region~SMART: AAA ATPase~KEGG: multidrug resistance ABC transporter), with protein MLLRFFRYYSPYKQLFFLDFGCAVVAGLLELGFPIAVKLFVDTLLPQRDWWLIAATAGLLLVIYLFNTALMAVVNYWGHALGIGIETDMRRQAFDHIQKLSFRYFDNNKTGHLITHVTKDLEEVGEVAHHGPEDLFIAIMTFIGAFILMFTVHWKLALLTTAIVPFMTWLVSRYGAKMTLSWRDLFRQVGEFNTRVHESVGGIRVVKAFANEDHERDLFARNNEGYRATKLNAYAYMTASITLSYFSTRFVQLVVMISGTWFVISGELSYGGFVGFLLLVNVFFRPIDKITSVLESYPKGIAGFKRFTQLIDTAPDIADRPNATSVDHLTGNIVYSNVSFGYTGDGKVLDGLELSIAAGETIAFVGPSGAGKTTICSLLPRFYEVDSGSILIDGIDIRDMTQKSLRSQIGIVAQDVFLFGGTIRDNIAYGRLGADDAAIIDALRRAALDEYVLSLPNGLDTVVGERGVKLSGGQKQRLAIARIFLKNPPILILDEATSALDSATEYAIQQSLSALSKGRTTLVVAHRLATIRNADRIVVVGTSGIVEQGTHSQLLAREGGYARLHQAQFGASGPTA; from the coding sequence ATGCTGCTCAGATTCTTTCGCTATTACAGTCCCTACAAGCAATTGTTCTTTCTCGATTTCGGCTGCGCGGTCGTTGCCGGGCTGCTGGAACTCGGCTTTCCTATCGCCGTCAAGCTCTTCGTCGACACCCTGCTGCCGCAGCGGGACTGGTGGCTGATTGCGGCGACGGCCGGGCTGCTGCTGGTCATCTACCTGTTCAACACGGCGCTGATGGCGGTGGTCAATTATTGGGGCCATGCGCTCGGAATCGGCATCGAGACCGATATGCGCCGGCAGGCTTTCGACCATATCCAGAAGCTGTCCTTCCGCTATTTCGACAACAACAAGACCGGCCATCTGATCACCCATGTGACCAAGGACCTCGAAGAAGTCGGCGAAGTCGCCCATCACGGTCCCGAAGACCTGTTCATCGCGATCATGACCTTCATCGGCGCCTTCATCCTGATGTTCACCGTGCACTGGAAGCTGGCGCTGCTGACGACCGCCATCGTGCCGTTCATGACCTGGCTAGTCAGCCGCTACGGCGCCAAGATGACGCTCAGCTGGCGAGACCTGTTCCGGCAGGTCGGTGAGTTCAATACACGCGTGCATGAAAGCGTCGGCGGCATCCGCGTCGTCAAGGCTTTCGCCAACGAGGATCACGAACGCGATCTGTTCGCCCGCAACAACGAGGGCTACAGGGCAACCAAACTCAACGCCTATGCCTATATGACCGCCAGCATCACGCTCAGCTATTTCAGCACGCGCTTCGTGCAACTGGTGGTGATGATATCGGGAACCTGGTTCGTCATATCGGGCGAACTCAGCTATGGCGGCTTTGTCGGCTTCCTGCTGCTGGTCAATGTGTTCTTCCGGCCGATCGACAAGATCACCTCGGTGCTGGAGAGCTATCCGAAGGGCATCGCCGGCTTCAAGCGCTTCACGCAGCTGATCGACACCGCCCCAGATATCGCCGACCGGCCGAACGCGACCAGCGTCGATCACCTTACCGGCAACATCGTCTACAGCAATGTGAGCTTCGGCTATACCGGCGACGGCAAGGTGCTCGACGGGCTCGAACTCTCGATCGCGGCCGGCGAGACGATCGCCTTCGTTGGTCCGTCCGGCGCCGGCAAGACCACGATCTGCTCGTTGCTGCCGCGCTTTTACGAGGTGGATTCCGGCTCGATCCTGATCGACGGCATCGACATCCGCGACATGACCCAGAAGTCGCTGCGCTCGCAGATCGGCATCGTCGCCCAGGACGTCTTCCTGTTCGGCGGCACCATCCGCGACAATATCGCCTATGGCCGGCTTGGCGCCGACGACGCGGCGATCATCGACGCGTTGCGGCGCGCCGCCCTCGACGAATACGTGCTGTCGCTGCCGAACGGGCTCGATACCGTCGTCGGCGAACGCGGCGTCAAGCTTTCCGGCGGGCAGAAGCAGCGCCTGGCGATCGCCCGCATCTTCCTGAAAAATCCGCCGATCCTCATCCTCGATGAAGCCACCTCGGCGCTCGATTCGGCGACCGAATATGCCATCCAGCAGTCGCTGTCGGCGCTCTCCAAGGGACGCACCACGCTGGTCGTCGCCCATCGACTCGCCACCATCCGCAACGCCGACCGCATCGTCGTAGTGGGAACGTCAGGCATCGTCGAACAGGGCACGCACAGCCAGTTGCTGGCGCGCGAAGGCGGCTACGCCAGGCTGCATCAAGCCCAGTTCGGTGCATCCGGACCGACTGCATAA
- a CDS encoding protein of unknown function UPF0061 (PFAM: protein of unknown function UPF0061~KEGG: rec:RHECIAT_CH0001310 hypothetical protein) gives MTSALQKNRPGAAFPFDNSYVGLPPHFFAAQAPTAVAEPWLIKLNEALAAELGLDVEALRRDGAAIFSGNLVPEGAEPLAMAYAGHQFGGFSPQLGDGRAILLGEVVGRSGKRYDIQLKGAGPTPFSRRGDGRAAIGPVLREYIISEAMFALGIPATRALAAVTTGEPVYREEVLPGAVFTRVAASHVRVGTFQYFAARGDTDGVRALADYVIDRHYPALKEAENPYLALFEAVSERQAALIARWLHVGFIHGVMNTDNMTVSGETIDFGPCAFMDAYDPATVFSSIDQHGRYAYANQPGIGQWNLARLGETLLPLIDAEPDGAVDKANIVIKSYGERFQAHWLAGMREKIGLAGEEDGDLDLVQALLSLMQAQGADFTLTFRRLSDLAGDDAAEPEFAASFREPDARGAWLTQWRERLSRDPQTATERAIAMRRVNPAFIPRNHRVEQAIEAAVENGDFSLFEALLSVLSKPYEDQPGFVAYREPPKPDERVLATFCGT, from the coding sequence ATGACCTCCGCCCTGCAGAAAAACCGGCCCGGTGCGGCCTTTCCGTTCGACAACAGCTATGTCGGTTTGCCGCCCCACTTCTTTGCGGCGCAAGCGCCGACCGCGGTGGCGGAGCCTTGGCTGATCAAGCTCAACGAGGCGCTCGCCGCCGAACTCGGGCTCGATGTCGAGGCCTTGCGCCGCGATGGCGCGGCGATCTTTTCCGGCAATCTCGTTCCCGAAGGGGCCGAACCGCTGGCGATGGCCTATGCCGGGCACCAGTTCGGCGGCTTCTCGCCGCAGCTCGGTGACGGGCGGGCGATCCTTCTCGGCGAGGTGGTCGGCCGCAGCGGCAAGCGCTACGACATCCAGCTGAAGGGCGCCGGACCAACGCCTTTTTCGCGCCGCGGCGATGGGCGGGCGGCAATCGGGCCGGTCTTGCGTGAATATATCATCAGCGAAGCGATGTTCGCGCTCGGCATTCCCGCCACGCGGGCGCTGGCGGCGGTGACGACAGGCGAGCCGGTCTATCGCGAAGAGGTGCTGCCGGGCGCGGTTTTCACCCGCGTCGCGGCCAGCCATGTCCGCGTCGGCACCTTCCAGTACTTCGCAGCCAGGGGCGATACCGACGGCGTGCGGGCTCTGGCCGATTATGTGATCGACCGGCACTATCCGGCATTGAAAGAAGCCGAGAACCCCTATCTCGCGCTGTTCGAAGCGGTCTCCGAACGCCAGGCGGCGCTGATTGCCCGCTGGCTGCATGTCGGCTTCATCCATGGCGTGATGAACACGGACAATATGACCGTCTCCGGCGAGACGATCGATTTCGGCCCCTGCGCTTTCATGGATGCCTATGATCCGGCGACCGTTTTTTCGTCGATCGACCAGCATGGTCGTTACGCCTATGCCAACCAGCCCGGCATCGGCCAATGGAACCTCGCAAGGCTCGGCGAAACGCTGCTGCCGCTGATCGACGCCGAGCCCGACGGCGCGGTCGACAAGGCCAATATCGTGATAAAGAGTTACGGTGAACGGTTCCAGGCGCATTGGCTGGCCGGCATGCGCGAAAAGATCGGCCTTGCCGGCGAAGAGGACGGCGATCTCGACCTGGTGCAGGCGTTACTGTCACTGATGCAGGCGCAGGGCGCCGATTTCACCCTGACCTTCCGGCGGCTATCGGATCTTGCCGGCGATGATGCCGCAGAGCCTGAATTTGCGGCGAGTTTCCGCGAGCCGGACGCCCGCGGCGCGTGGCTTACGCAGTGGCGCGAGCGGCTGTCACGCGATCCGCAGACGGCCACCGAGCGCGCCATTGCCATGCGCCGCGTCAATCCGGCCTTCATTCCGCGCAATCACCGCGTCGAACAGGCGATCGAGGCCGCCGTCGAGAATGGCGATTTTTCGCTGTTCGAGGCGCTGCTGAGCGTGCTTTCGAAACCCTATGAGGACCAGCCGGGCTTTGTTGCCTATCGGGAACCGCCGAAGCCCGACGAACGGGTGCTTGCGACCTTCTGCGGAACGTGA
- a CDS encoding major facilitator superfamily MFS_1 (PFAM: major facilitator superfamily MFS_1~KEGG: rec:RHECIAT_CH0001311 probable efflux transporter protein): MSDQIYQAPMVRRATPNFRVIAMIVASAMLMENIDATVLATALPTMARDFGVGAPAMSIALTSYLLSLAIFIPASGRMADSFGSRTVFRSAIAVFVVGSILCALAPTLSFLVLARLLQGIGGAMMMPVGRLVLMRSVDRKDMVSAMSWLLVPALIGPIVGPPLGGFIVTYLDWRWIFYINVPIGIIGMIFVSIYIDEVKGKASGPFDTIGFVLSGISLGSLLFGFEMSSHEGEGAFSIFLIAIGLLFGIAYLRHARKHPSPIMDFSLMKVPSFGTSVIAGSLTRITQGAQPFLLPLLFQIGFGLSAAAAGQIIIATALGALAMKPMAKFVFRRLGFRRSLILNGILGTIGYGLCAAFRPDWPMPLIFVVLVLSAFFLSFQFTAYNTIAYDEISKERMSSATSFYTTFQQLMLSLGICIGALALHGSMALSGTETPALGDFSAAFIVVTIISITATFWNLRFSPTAGEEITGYRAKQRKGAVAES; encoded by the coding sequence ATGTCGGATCAGATTTACCAGGCGCCGATGGTTCGGCGCGCCACGCCCAATTTTCGGGTGATCGCGATGATTGTCGCGAGTGCGATGCTGATGGAAAACATCGATGCGACCGTGCTTGCGACCGCGCTGCCCACCATGGCGCGCGATTTCGGCGTCGGCGCCCCGGCCATGTCGATCGCCCTGACTTCCTATCTCTTGAGCCTTGCGATCTTCATCCCGGCAAGCGGCCGGATGGCCGACAGTTTCGGCTCCCGCACCGTTTTCCGCTCGGCGATCGCCGTCTTCGTCGTCGGCTCCATCCTCTGTGCTCTGGCGCCGACGCTGTCCTTCCTGGTGCTGGCGCGGCTGCTTCAGGGCATAGGCGGCGCGATGATGATGCCGGTCGGGCGCCTGGTGCTGATGCGCAGCGTCGACCGCAAGGATATGGTCAGCGCCATGTCCTGGCTGCTCGTACCGGCGCTGATCGGCCCGATTGTCGGCCCGCCGCTCGGCGGCTTCATCGTCACCTATCTCGACTGGCGCTGGATCTTTTATATCAACGTGCCGATCGGCATCATCGGTATGATCTTCGTCTCGATCTACATCGACGAGGTCAAGGGCAAGGCAAGTGGTCCGTTCGATACGATCGGTTTCGTCCTCTCGGGCATCTCGCTCGGTTCGCTGCTCTTCGGCTTCGAAATGTCGAGCCATGAGGGTGAGGGTGCGTTTTCGATCTTCCTGATCGCCATCGGCCTGCTCTTCGGCATCGCCTATCTCAGGCATGCCCGCAAGCATCCGTCGCCGATCATGGATTTCTCGCTGATGAAGGTGCCAAGCTTCGGCACGTCTGTCATTGCTGGTTCCCTGACCCGCATCACGCAAGGGGCGCAGCCCTTCCTCCTGCCGCTGCTCTTCCAGATCGGCTTCGGCCTGTCTGCCGCCGCGGCCGGCCAGATCATCATCGCGACCGCGCTTGGCGCTCTCGCCATGAAGCCGATGGCCAAGTTTGTCTTCCGCCGGCTGGGCTTCCGCAGAAGCCTCATCCTCAACGGTATCCTCGGGACGATCGGCTATGGCCTTTGTGCCGCCTTCCGGCCGGACTGGCCGATGCCGCTGATCTTCGTCGTCCTGGTGCTCAGCGCCTTCTTCCTGTCGTTCCAGTTCACCGCCTATAACACCATTGCCTATGACGAGATCAGCAAGGAGCGGATGAGCTCGGCCACGAGCTTCTACACCACCTTCCAGCAGCTGATGCTGTCACTCGGCATCTGCATCGGCGCCTTGGCGCTGCACGGCTCCATGGCTTTGTCAGGCACTGAGACGCCGGCTCTTGGCGATTTCTCGGCCGCCTTCATCGTCGTCACGATCATCTCGATCACCGCCACCTTTTGGAACCTGCGCTTCTCGCCGACCGCCGGCGAGGAGATCACCGGCTATAGGGCGAAACAGAGGAAGGGCGCCGTCGCCGAAAGCTGA
- a CDS encoding homocysteine S-methyltransferase (PFAM: homocysteine S-methyltransferase~KEGG: smd:Smed_0597 homocysteine S-methyltransferase), whose translation MAKYRNCLPQLKGGTFITDGGMETTMIFQEGIELPHFAAFILLASEDGRQRMRNYYRRYLDVSRRHGTGFVLDTATWRANPDWGQKLGYTSEALKAVNEEAIDLLVGLRSAYERPEQPIVISGAIGPRGDGYKAGFMDAAEAEDYHAFQIGAFAGTEADMVSAFTLTNIDEAIGVARAAQALGMPSAISFTLETDGRLVTGRSIQEAIETTDAMTGGAPAYYMINCAHPTHFETALDPGSAWVRRISGIRANASTMSHEQLDNSETLDAGDPEDLGRRYRTLIDRMPELRVLGGCCGTDHRHIAAICEACLPQAA comes from the coding sequence ATGGCAAAGTACAGAAACTGTTTGCCGCAGCTCAAAGGCGGCACTTTCATTACCGATGGCGGCATGGAAACGACGATGATCTTCCAGGAAGGGATCGAGCTTCCGCATTTCGCCGCCTTCATATTGCTGGCTTCCGAAGACGGGCGGCAGCGCATGCGGAATTACTATCGCCGTTATCTCGATGTCTCACGGCGGCACGGCACTGGCTTCGTGCTCGATACCGCCACATGGCGGGCCAATCCGGACTGGGGGCAGAAGCTCGGCTATACGAGCGAAGCCCTGAAGGCGGTCAACGAGGAGGCCATCGACTTGCTGGTCGGCTTGCGCAGCGCCTATGAACGGCCGGAGCAACCGATCGTGATCAGCGGCGCGATCGGCCCGCGCGGCGACGGCTACAAGGCAGGCTTCATGGATGCGGCCGAAGCGGAAGACTACCACGCCTTTCAGATCGGGGCTTTTGCCGGCACGGAAGCCGACATGGTGAGCGCCTTCACGTTGACCAATATCGACGAGGCGATCGGCGTGGCGCGGGCGGCACAGGCGCTCGGCATGCCCTCGGCCATCTCCTTCACGCTCGAGACGGATGGCCGGTTGGTGACGGGCCGCAGCATTCAGGAGGCCATCGAGACGACCGATGCGATGACCGGCGGGGCGCCGGCCTATTACATGATCAATTGCGCCCACCCGACGCATTTCGAAACAGCGCTCGATCCTGGAAGCGCCTGGGTGAGGCGCATTTCCGGCATCCGCGCCAATGCCTCGACCATGAGCCATGAGCAGCTCGACAATAGCGAGACGCTGGATGCGGGCGATCCGGAAGATCTCGGCCGCCGCTACCGCACGCTCATCGACCGCATGCCGGAGCTCCGCGTGCTCGGCGGCTGCTGCGGCACCGACCACCGCCACATCGCGGCGATCTGCGAGGCATGCCTGCCGCAAGCGGCGTGA
- a CDS encoding transcriptional regulator, TetR family (PFAM: regulatory protein TetR~KEGG: pzu:PHZ_c0609 transcriptional regulator, TetR family) — translation MRKGEETRTRILDVAEAAVLQKGFGGTSIEELIAETGITKSGFFYHFRDKNELAKALLNRYIENDERIYDEIFSRARELTGDPLQSFLLGLKLLSELLSDLPNGHPGCLVAGICYHERLFDREIQEINRNAVLAWRRRFGRMLREIMEVYPPREPVDVDQLADMVSSVLEGGIVLSKTLKEPNTLAEQVLMLRTFVKMLFLPVAEMPRASSGSAFHGGAEPH, via the coding sequence ATGCGAAAGGGCGAGGAAACGCGGACCCGCATCCTCGATGTGGCCGAAGCGGCTGTCTTGCAGAAGGGTTTCGGCGGCACTTCCATCGAGGAACTGATCGCCGAGACCGGCATCACCAAGAGCGGCTTCTTCTATCATTTCAGGGACAAGAACGAGCTCGCCAAGGCGCTGCTCAACCGCTACATCGAAAATGACGAGCGCATCTACGACGAAATCTTCAGCCGCGCGCGCGAGCTGACCGGCGATCCGCTGCAATCCTTCCTGCTCGGCCTGAAGCTGCTTTCCGAATTGCTCTCCGACCTGCCGAACGGCCATCCGGGCTGCCTTGTGGCGGGCATCTGCTATCACGAGCGGCTGTTCGACCGGGAGATACAGGAGATCAACCGGAATGCGGTGCTTGCCTGGCGGCGCCGTTTTGGCCGCATGCTCCGGGAGATCATGGAGGTCTATCCGCCGCGCGAACCCGTCGACGTCGACCAACTCGCCGACATGGTGTCCTCCGTCCTGGAAGGCGGCATCGTTTTGTCGAAGACGCTGAAGGAGCCGAACACGCTGGCCGAACAGGTGCTGATGCTCCGCACTTTCGTGAAGATGCTCTTCCTGCCGGTGGCGGAGATGCCGAGGGCGTCGAGCGGTTCAGCCTTTCATGGAGGCGCAGAGCCGCACTAA
- a CDS encoding protein of unknown function DUF1697 (PFAM: protein of unknown function DUF1697~KEGG: ret:RHE_CH01225 hypothetical protein) has protein sequence MPVYIALLRAVNVGGTGSLPMAELKAICEGLGFSDVKTYIQSGNVLFRSDEAEKTVEERLDEALGKTMGKRPGVMVRSRKELDGIVANAPFPDAKPNFLLVYFLPEKAPGDALETMVALDGEEAKLAGREIYVHYPNGSGRSKLKLPAVKSGTSRNLNTVRKLAEMAAALEDGD, from the coding sequence ATGCCCGTCTATATCGCCCTCCTCCGCGCCGTAAACGTCGGCGGCACCGGCTCTTTGCCAATGGCCGAGCTGAAGGCGATCTGCGAAGGCCTCGGCTTTTCCGACGTCAAGACCTACATCCAGAGCGGCAACGTGCTTTTCCGCTCGGATGAGGCGGAAAAGACGGTGGAGGAGCGGCTCGACGAGGCGCTCGGCAAGACGATGGGCAAACGGCCAGGCGTGATGGTGCGCAGCCGCAAGGAACTCGACGGAATCGTTGCCAACGCACCCTTTCCCGATGCCAAGCCGAACTTCCTGCTCGTCTACTTCCTGCCTGAAAAGGCGCCCGGCGATGCGCTGGAGACGATGGTGGCGCTCGACGGCGAGGAGGCGAAACTCGCCGGCCGCGAAATCTATGTGCATTACCCCAATGGTTCCGGCCGCTCAAAGCTGAAACTACCGGCGGTGAAGTCGGGGACGTCGCGCAATCTCAACACCGTGCGCAAGCTCGCGGAAATGGCGGCGGCGCTGGAGGACGGGGACTGA
- a CDS encoding Oligopeptidase B (PFAM: peptidase S9 prolyl oligopeptidase active site domain protein; peptidase S9A prolyl oligopeptidase domain protein beta-propeller~KEGG: ret:RHE_CH01226 protease II protein), translated as MSVFKSLPTPPAAPKKPISDTRHGITRTDDYAWLRADNWQAMFKDPSILDPEIRRHLEAENIYMNAAMEDTKPLQKVLFAEMRGRIKEDDSSVPMKDGAYAYGTFYVTGGEQPRFFRIARDGNVADETIRTVLLDGDKEAAGKAYFRLAGLDHTSDHNRGIWGYDDKGSEFFTLQVRDFQTGQDLADRIENTGGGGVWAPDGKSFFYSALDENHRPSKVFHHILGQPQSEDRLVYEEADAGFFMGVGGSLLDDFIYIDIHDHETSEYRLLSTKDLTAEPKLVAAREEGIEYSLTEGGDVFYILTNDGGAKDFKIMEAPVDNPVKENWREVVAHKPGTLVISHMAYARHLLWLERKDGLPQIMIRNRETGEEHAIAFAEEAYSLGLQGAAEYDSDIIRFSYSSMTTPSQLYDYNMVTRERTLLKTQEVPSGHNPDDYVTRRVFAPAWDGEKVPVTLLYRRDTPLDGSAPCLLYGYGAYGITIPAGFNTNCLSLADRGFVYAIAHIRGGKDKGFSWYEDGKMDKKTNTFKDFVAAADYLNQQKFTSYAKIIAEGGSAGGMLMGAVANMAPEKFAGLIAAVPFVDVLNTMLDDTLPLTPPEWPEWGNPIDSQEEYEQIASYSPYDNVGAKAYPPILALGGLTDPRVTYWEPAKWVAKLRDKTTGNAPILLKTNMDAGHGGASGRFQRLEEIAFEYAFAIKVAGKM; from the coding sequence TTGTCCGTTTTCAAAAGCCTGCCGACACCGCCTGCCGCACCGAAGAAGCCGATCTCCGATACGCGCCACGGCATTACCCGCACGGACGACTATGCCTGGCTGCGCGCCGATAACTGGCAGGCGATGTTCAAGGATCCGTCGATCCTCGATCCTGAAATCCGCCGCCATCTCGAAGCTGAAAACATCTATATGAACGCCGCGATGGAGGACACCAAGCCGCTGCAGAAGGTGCTGTTTGCCGAAATGCGCGGCCGTATCAAGGAAGACGACAGCTCGGTGCCGATGAAGGATGGCGCCTATGCCTATGGCACCTTCTATGTCACAGGCGGCGAACAGCCGCGCTTTTTCCGCATCGCCCGCGACGGCAACGTCGCCGACGAGACGATCCGCACCGTGCTGCTCGACGGCGACAAGGAGGCGGCCGGCAAGGCCTATTTCCGCCTCGCCGGCCTCGACCATACCAGCGACCACAACCGCGGCATCTGGGGTTATGACGACAAGGGTTCGGAGTTCTTCACGCTGCAGGTGCGCGACTTCCAGACCGGGCAAGACCTTGCCGACCGGATCGAGAATACCGGCGGCGGCGGCGTCTGGGCGCCCGACGGCAAGAGCTTCTTCTATTCGGCGCTCGACGAGAATCACCGGCCGTCGAAGGTGTTCCACCATATTCTCGGCCAGCCGCAGTCGGAAGACCGGCTGGTCTATGAGGAAGCGGATGCCGGCTTCTTCATGGGCGTCGGCGGCTCGCTGCTCGACGATTTCATCTATATTGACATTCACGACCACGAGACCAGCGAATACCGGCTGCTGTCGACCAAGGACCTGACAGCCGAGCCGAAACTGGTGGCGGCACGCGAAGAGGGCATCGAATATTCGCTGACCGAGGGCGGCGACGTCTTCTACATCCTCACCAATGACGGCGGCGCCAAGGATTTCAAGATCATGGAAGCGCCGGTCGACAATCCGGTGAAAGAGAACTGGCGCGAAGTGGTCGCCCACAAGCCCGGCACGCTCGTTATCAGCCACATGGCCTATGCCCGCCATCTTCTGTGGCTGGAGCGCAAGGACGGGCTGCCGCAGATCATGATCCGCAATCGGGAGACCGGCGAGGAACATGCGATCGCCTTCGCCGAGGAAGCCTATTCACTGGGGCTGCAGGGCGCGGCGGAATATGACTCGGATATCATCCGCTTCTCCTATTCGTCGATGACGACGCCGTCGCAGCTCTACGACTACAACATGGTGACGCGCGAGCGCACGCTATTGAAGACGCAGGAAGTGCCGTCCGGCCACAATCCCGACGACTACGTCACCCGCCGCGTCTTTGCCCCGGCATGGGATGGCGAGAAGGTGCCGGTCACCCTGCTCTATCGCAGGGATACCCCACTCGACGGCAGCGCCCCCTGCCTGCTCTACGGCTATGGCGCCTACGGCATCACCATTCCAGCCGGCTTCAACACCAACTGCCTGTCGCTCGCCGACCGCGGCTTCGTCTATGCCATCGCCCATATCCGCGGCGGCAAGGACAAGGGATTTTCCTGGTACGAAGACGGCAAGATGGACAAGAAGACGAATACCTTCAAGGACTTCGTCGCAGCGGCCGATTATCTGAATCAACAGAAGTTCACCTCTTACGCGAAGATCATCGCCGAGGGCGGATCGGCCGGCGGCATGCTGATGGGTGCGGTTGCCAACATGGCGCCGGAGAAGTTCGCCGGCCTCATCGCCGCCGTTCCCTTCGTCGACGTGCTCAACACCATGCTCGACGACACTTTGCCGCTCACCCCGCCGGAATGGCCGGAATGGGGCAACCCGATCGACAGCCAGGAAGAATACGAGCAGATCGCATCCTACTCGCCCTATGACAATGTCGGCGCAAAAGCCTATCCGCCGATCCTGGCGCTCGGCGGCCTGACCGACCCGCGCGTCACCTATTGGGAGCCGGCCAAATGGGTGGCGAAGCTGCGCGACAAGACGACCGGCAACGCGCCGATCCTGCTCAAGACCAACATGGACGCCGGCCACGGCGGCGCCTCGGGCCGCTTCCAGCGGCTGGAAGAGATCGCGTTCGAGTATGCGTTTGCGATCAAGGTTGCTGGGAAGATGTGA
- a CDS encoding protein of unknown function DUF930 (PFAM: protein of unknown function DUF930~KEGG: ret:RHE_CH01227 hypothetical protein) codes for MPKRLVLFLSLASLAAPAFAVDPAIKKQLEKLDPSTRLEQSCDTEAMSRINKDSTGFKPDKVIAYTFKDPIPGDNSLDAPGAVFRSKGDWYHLSYNCITGPQHINVRELNYEIGEKVPREKWDKYYLYD; via the coding sequence ATGCCGAAACGTCTGGTCCTGTTTCTATCCCTCGCAAGCCTTGCTGCCCCCGCCTTTGCCGTCGATCCCGCCATCAAGAAGCAGCTGGAAAAACTCGATCCCTCGACCCGCCTGGAACAGAGCTGCGACACCGAGGCGATGAGCCGTATCAACAAGGACAGCACCGGCTTCAAGCCCGACAAGGTGATCGCTTACACCTTCAAGGACCCGATCCCCGGCGACAATTCGCTGGACGCGCCGGGTGCGGTCTTCCGCAGCAAGGGCGACTGGTACCATCTCTCCTACAATTGCATCACCGGTCCGCAGCATATCAACGTGCGCGAACTCAATTATGAGATCGGCGAGAAGGTGCCGCGCGAGAAGTGGGACAAGTACTATCTCTATGACTGA